Part of the Lucilia cuprina isolate Lc7/37 chromosome 5, ASM2204524v1, whole genome shotgun sequence genome is shown below.
AAGAGTATTTAGAAGCAGCCGAGCAAAGGACGGAATTTTTGGGctgtaatataataaaattattagccATATGGGATACTATACAACAAATGCGTGTTGAACTGGAAAACTTAGAACTTGAGATCAATAACGCTTATGATACTGAGGACGAggattgtttttagtttataacatttaattgctaagcttttaaaaaaataaattaatttatattaaaattattaatcgcTAGTACACAATAAGATAAAACATCCactaaattttccaattttgctGGAATACTATTGTTTGGACCATTCTGCAAGATATCCTGATGGGCTCGTATAAAGTTAAGATCATCCATTCTATTAGCCAAATCCTCTAAAGTGGATTCCTCTTCGGGTGATATAGCGCATTTGCCCACCTTTTCTGTTGGCAATATTTTCTCTAGCTGTTGGGCAAATACATTTAACTGCTTTAATTTCTGAGCATATTCCTTGTCTAGCTCCTGCTGCATTATTTCgttatttaataactttaattgCTTTTGGAACTTTACAAAACTGCTTAAAGTTTCCGAGGCAGTGGGCACATCAGTCTCAATCTTATGCAAATTAAACAAACTAAgggaattttctttattttgactTGAAGTACTTGAACCAGTGGAATCA
Proteins encoded:
- the LOC111685701 gene encoding augmin complex subunit msd5, producing the protein MDSQENFDKITNAINETYENILHEVCHVPRVMNLTDFYGMYEREEKAIDEKYDNVPKVTPTIELFAEVFKKLDEYPANLQKPKKPPPMRERLNSTISKSSPTLNDSTGSSTSSQNKENSLSLFNLHKIETDVPTASETLSSFVKFQKQLKLLNNEIMQQELDKEYAQKLKQLNVFAQQLEKILPTEKVGKCAISPEEESTLEDLANRMDDLNFIRAHQDILQNGPNNSIPAKLENLVDVLSYCVLAINNFNIN